The window GGAAACCGTGTGGAGCTAGCAGAGGTCGAGACGTGCATCAGATCCATGGAAGGCATCGATAATGTCACCGTCCAGCCCATCGTTCAGGATGACGGTTCCAAGGAGCTATGCGCATACATCGTAACCTCCCTCTCTTCCGAGATAATCTCTGAACGGATCAGGACATTCGTTTCCGATCGCAAGCCCGATTATATGGTGCCTTCGTTCGTCATTGTCCTCGACAGCATTCCTCTGAATATCAACGGAAAGGTGGACAGACGCAGGCTACCCAAACCCGATGAATCTCTGCTCTTAAGGGAATATGTCGCTCCGAGTAACAACATCGAGAAGGCGTTATGCGATTCATTCTCAGCAGCACTGGGCATCGACCATATAGGTGTGTATGACGATTTCATCCGTCTGGGCGGAGATTCCCTGAAAGCGATAATAGCTGTCTCTGCATGCAGGTCGTCTGGGTTTGAGATCAAGGTTTCGGACATTATGGGAAGACGTACTCCCAAAAGCATCGCGTCATCCGTATCCCATGATCATACAAAATGCATCTACTCATTGGAAACCGGATGCCCGCTTACAGGCGGTTCTCTCGACATATATCTGGATGTGGAAAGCGGTAAATCGGATTCGGTCTACATCATCGATACGACATATCCCATACCTGAAGGCCTCTCCGACAATCAGGTTCTGGAGGCGATATCTGCTCTAATCGATGTCCATCCAGTTCTGAGAGCCAGGATCGTTATCCAGGATGGTGCACCCTGGTTCGTCCTCAACGCAAGACCGCAGATCACAGTCTCTGATTCCCCTGTGGAGGACATCCGCAGGCCATTCGAGTTGTCCGAATCCCTCAGCAGATTCCATATTGTCTCGGGAAAATATGTACAGGCCGCATTCCATCATACCGTCTCCGACGGTCTCACATCGAGCATCGTCGGCAAGTCCCTCGAATCCATATTCAACGGAACCGTTCCTGACCGGGACATCGGGTTCCTGAAGGATGCTTCCCTCTACGCATCGTCCGAACAGACGGGAGAGTTCTTCAGCAGGATGCTGTCCGACACCGACTTCGATCTTATGCAGGATCCCGATGGCGAAACTGGTTTCGGACGCATCGTCCTCTCGCAGCCTCGGGAAACAATAGCCGAGTCGGCCAGATCCCTCGGTACCACTCCGGCCAATCTCCTCTGTGCGGCATTCGGATACACCCTGTCAAGGTTCGCCGGAACGTCCGAGGCGGTGTTTACACACATCGTCAACGGAAGGGACCTCACAGGTTCTGAAAACTCCGCTGGGATGCTGGTCCGCACGCTCCCGCTGGCACTGGACTGCAGGGACCGTACGGTAAGGGAGTTCGTATCGGAGGCATCAGAGAGGATCATCGGCACGATATCGAACCAATTATGTCCGTTCCACCGTATAGTCAACCATCTGGACATAAGATTCGGGATCGTATTCAACCACCTCACCGGAGTCGAACAGCACGGCGATGACGTGAGTTCCGGAATGAAAGAGAGGGATGTCATCGGAGACCTTACATTCAACCTCATCCAATCAGATGAATCGTACATTCTGACGTACATTCATTCCTCCAGGTATTCGGAGAGAACGGTAAGGAGCATGGCATGTGCCTTCGATCACATCCTTTCGGGATTGCTGTCATGCACGCGTCTGTCAGAGATCGGATACACCTCGACGGAGGATCTGATCACACTGGATTCCCTGAACGATACTGCCCGTTCACTGAGATTCAAAGATATCCTGGAGGCATTCAGACATTCAGTATCGGAGCATCCTGAGCGCAAACTCCTCAGCTATCTCGACCACAGTTACACATACTCGGAAGTCGACAGGGTCACAGATTCCATAGCGGCTGCCCTAAAGGCATCCGAAGTGAACAAAAGGGATCATGTTGCGATCCTTGTCCCGAGGTCGGAATGGTATCTACTCTGCGCTATAGGTGTGTTGAAGACGGGGGCAGCATACGTCCCCATTGACACATCCTATTCAGACGAGCGCATATCGTTCATGATCGATGACTCATCCGCTAAAGCGATCCTCTGTACCGCGGAGACAATGGATCGTGTTTCCAGACTCTCGTCAGCTGCAGTGATATGCTGCTCCGAATGTGCTGATGCGGTATTCGATCCCGTAGCCGTCTCTCCCGAAAATGCGGCCATCGTTCTGTACACATCGGGAACCACCGGCCGGCCTAAGGGATCGGTCATCAGCCGCATGGCCTTGATCAACCTCTCGGAGTGGTACGTCTCATGCACGGATATGACATCGGATGACGTCTATTCGATGTACACGGCGTATACCTTTGATATGCATGCCCTGGCACTGTATCCAGTATTGGTCTGCGGGGCATCCTTGGACATCGTTCCCGAGGACATAAGGCTGGACATGCAGGCACTGAACGATCATTTCGTGAAGACCCATGCTACCCACACCTTCATGACCACGCATCTGGGCAGGATGTTTGCGGAATCGGACCTCGATTCGGACCTCAAGGTACTATTCGTCGCCGGGGAGAAACTCGGCGAATTCGGTATCAGAACCTCATACAAGGTCATGGATGGGTACGGTCCCACCGAATCGCTCGCATTGGTCACACAGATACCTGTCTGTGATAGAACGGATCCCTCTTCCATCGGAAGACTCCAGTCCAACATCAAAGGATACATACTCGATGCCGAGCACCGCAGGGTGCCTGCAGGGGCGGTAGGTCAGCTGTTCCTTTCAGGATATCAGCTTTCATCCGGATACCTGAATGCTCCTGAGAGGAATGCTGAGGCATTCTTCGTCAACCCCTTCTGTAAGGAGAAGGGATACGAGAGGATGTATGCCACCGGCGACTTCTTCAGACTGCTTCCGGACGGGACCCTCGGCATCGTAGGGAGGAGGGACGGGCAGGTCAAGATACGCGGAAACCGTGTCGAACTGACCGAGGTCGAAGCGTGCATCAGATCCATGGAAGGCATCGATGATGTCACCGTCCAGCCCATCGGCAGAGATGACGGCTCCAAAGAACTCTGCGCATACATTACAATCGCTCCGTCAGCACCGTCTGTTTCGACAGAACAGGTGAAGGCGTTCGTATCCGAACACAAGCCCGACTACATGGTGCCTTCATTCGTCATCGTCCTCGACAGTATACCTCTGAATGTCAACGGAAAGGTGGACAAGCGCGCATTACCAAAACCGGATATGTCCGAACTCAGGGCAGAGTACGTCGCGCCTGAGTACGATGCCGAGAGAGTACTGTGCGATGCTTTCTCAGCGGCTCTGGGTATCGACCGCATAGGTGTGGACGACGACTTCATCCGCCTGGGCGGAGATTCTCTGAAGTCGGTCAAAATAGTCTCGTTATGCAGATCATCTGGGATCGAGGTCCTTGTCTCGGACATCCTGAGCAAGCGCACTCCCAGAGCAATCGCTTCATCAACCCCCTCAGCACATACGGAATGCATCTACTCATTGGAAACCGGATGCCCGCTTACAGGCGGTTCTCTGGACATTTATCTGGACATCGAGAGCGGTAGGTCCGATTCGGTCTACATCATCGATGCGGAATACCCAATTCCCGAAGACACAACAGACAGTCAGGTATTGAAGGCGATATCGACTTTGTTGGATGTCCATCCTGTCCTGAGATCCAGAATATCGGTCGAGAAAGGGGAACCATGGTTCTCTGTCGATTCAGAACCTCAGATCACAGTCTCCGATTCCCCTGTGGATGACATCCGCAGGCCGTTCGAGCTGTCCGAATCCCTCAGCAGATTCCATGTCGTCTCGGGAAAATATGTACAGGCCGCATTCCATCATACCGTCTCCGACGGTCTCACATCGAGCATCGTCGGCAAGTCCCTCGAATCCATATTCAACGGGATCGTTCCTGACCGGGACATAGGATTCCTGAAAGATGCTTCCCTCTACGCATCATCCGAACAAACGGGAGAGTTCTTCAGCAGGATGCTGTCCGATACGGACTTCATCCTCACAGACGATCCGGACGGACATTTCGGTACGGGACGCATAACCCTCTCCGAACCTCTCGACAGGATAGTTTCATCGGCCAAATCCCTCGGTACCACTCCGGCCAATCTCCTCTGTGCGGCATTCGGATACACCCTGTCAAGGTTCGCCGGAACGTCCGAGGCGGTGTTTACACACATCGTCAACGGAAGGGACCTCACAGGTTCTGAAAACTCCGCGGGGATGCTGGTCCGCACTCTACCGCTGGCACTGGACTGCAGGGACCGTACGGTGAGGGAGTTCGTATCGGAGGCATCAGAGAGGATCATCGGCACGATATCGAACCAGCTCTGCCCGTTCCACAAAGTAGTCAGGGATCTCGACATAGGGTTCGGCGTGGTGTTCAACCATCTCACCGGAGTCGAACAGCACGGCGATGCCGTACGTTCCGGAATGAAAGAGAGCGACATAATCGGGGACCTTACATTCAATCTCATACAGTCTGACGGGACCTACATACTGTCCTATGTCCATTCGTCTAGGTACTCCGGCAGCACGGTCCAGCGGATGGCGCATGCCTTCGATCACATCCTCTCGGGATTGATGTCGTGCTCGCATCTATCCGAGATCGCATATACATCGGCAGAGGACCTTGACGTCCTGGATTCCATCAACCGCACCACAGTACCGCTCAGGTTCAGCACCGTATTGGACGCATTCAGGCACTCGGTGTCCGAATTCCCGGACAGGGTCTTGCTCTCCTACATGGGCCGCAAATACACATATGTGGAGGTCGACAGGATCACCGATTCCGTTGCATCCTCATTGGCAGGACAGGGCTTGGGCAAAGGCGACAGGGCGGCCATCGTGGTCCCAAGGTCGGAATGGTACCTCCTCTGTGCATTGGGCGCAATGAAAGCCGGCGCTTCGTACGTCCCCATCGACACATCCTACCCTGACGAGCGCATATCTTTCATGATCGACGATTCATCCGCGAAGGCGGTCCTGTGCACCTCCGAGACCAGAGGGCGCTGCGAATCCATTTCTGGCAGGCCGACGATAGTCTGCGACGGCCTCCGGCCATCGGAGTTCAAGCCCATATCGGTTCAGCCCGCCGATGGTGCGCTGCTCCTGTACACATCGGGTACCACAGGCAGACCCAAAGGCGCCGTAATTTCGCACCGTGCTGTCGAGAACATATCGGAATGGACCGCGTATCGCTTCTCCCAGTCGCAAGAAGATGTGTTAGGCATGCATTCCAGTTTCGGTTTCGATGCTCATCTCAATGCCCTCTTTGCTCCGTTCCTGACCGGCTCTGCAGTCAACATCGTCCCCGAAGAGTCCCGTCTTGACATAGACTCACTCTGTTCCCACATAGAGAGTGCAGGTATAACGAGCATGTTCCTGTCGACACAGCTGGGAAAGATGCTCATCGAGAAGCATCCAGAGGTGAAACTCAGGAACCTGATACTGGGCGGAGAGGCGCTGGGGAAGTTCAATGTGCCCACCAACGTCAGTGTCATCGACGGATACGGTCCGACGGAGAACACCGCCTGCACGTCATCGATACCTGTCTCGGAACGTAAGTACGACAGTTCCGTGGGAACACCGAACATGAATTCCAAAGTATACATCCTGGACAGCGATCACCGCAGGGTACCCGTCGGTGCCGTGGGTGAACTGTACGTCTCTGGATACCAGCTGTCCTCTGGGTACCTTAACAACCAGAAGAAGAACTCGGAGGCGTTCCTTGACAACCCATTCTGCGACGAGGAAGGTCATGAAAGGATGTATGCCACCGGCGACTTCTTCAGACTGCTTCCGGACGGGACCCTCGGCATCGTAGGGAGGAGGGACGGACAGGTCAAGATACGCGGAAACCGTGTCGAACTGACCGAGGTCGAAGCGTGTATCGGATCGATGGATTGCATAGACAATGTCACTGTCCAGCCCATCGTTCAAAATGACGGTTCCAAGGAACTCTGCGCATATGTCGTGCCTGATCCGTCAGCAGGCCGGTACGTCTCTGAAGAATCCGTGAGGTCATATGTGGCCAAGCGCAAACCCGACTACATGGTGCCTTCCTTCGTGACCGTCCTCGAGAGGATCCCGCTGAACATCAACGGCAAGGTCGATAAACACGCGTTGCCGAAACCGGACAAATCGCGCCTCAGGAAAGAGTACACTGCACCCAGGAACGATGCCGAGAGAACGCTGTGCGATGCATTCTCTTCAGCACTCGGCATAGATGATATCGGTATCGACGACGACTTCATACGTTTGGGCGGGGACTCCCTGAAAGCGATTAAGGCGGTGTCAGAATGCAGGTCGTAGGGCATAGAGATCAAGGCCAAGGATGTGGTATCCCTGCGCACCGTGCGCGCGTTGTCGTCCACGGTATCATCGGCGGCCGATATGGGTTCGTCCGTCGGAGAGATCGGGGAGCTGCCCATACACAGCATGTTCCTGAGATCCGGAACGGCCGCACAGAGGGATGCGTTCATACAGCACATGGATCTGCTCTGTCCGAAGTCATTGGACGAGGGCGTCCTCCAGCAAGCCATCGATACGATCACGGACAGGCACGATATCCTCCGTGCCGTTTACGACGGAAAACCGAGGATAAGGGGCCAGGGGGCCAGGGTATGCGATGTCATATCTGTGAATGCATCCTCAGAGGATGACATCCTGTCATCCACGGCATCCGAGCTAGGTAAGCTGTCCCTTTCCGAAGGCAGGCTTATGGCATGTCTTCTCATATCGTTCGAGGGCAGGAGATACATCCGTCTGATGATCAACCACATGGCGGTGGACGGGGTGTCATGGAACATCATACTGTCCGATCTGTCCGAATGCATCTCCGCGGCTATGGAAGAAAGGGGGCCGTCCCTGCCGCCCAGGACTATGCCCATAAGGGACTGGATTGCCAAAGGATACCAGCCTACGGAATCCGAGAGGCGTTATTGGAACAGGGTCAAAATCGACGCGAGTGTTCCCGAATTGGAGTCCGAACCGTTTTCCTTCAGCATGCCCCTTGCTGCCGAGAACCGCTACGGCATCGAGAAACAGGACATACTGCTGACCGCATTAGCCGAATCCTTCAAGGAAATCGCTGGAACCGATCTTGTGCTGAGGATGGAGGGTCACGGAAGGGACCATGAGGTCGAGCGCACAGTGGGATGGTTCACATGCATGTATCCGCTGATGCTGCCCACCGTCGGCGATCCCATACGCGACGTCTTCTCGGTAAGGAAGGCAAGACGCTCCGTGCCGAGGGGAGGCAGGGGATACGGGTATCTGAGCGGCGATCTTCCGGCCATCACATTCAACTATCTCAGTTCGGCCTTCAGCTACTCCGACGGCCTATTGGAGGCTGTAAGGTTACCCATCGACTATCAGGAGCCCCCGAACATGGGTGAACTGCTGTCATTGAACATCGCAGAGTCAGACAGCGGTATCATAATATCGGGAAGATGTCCAAAACAGCTGCCACTCTTCGAGATGATGCAGAACAAGCTGAAATCTATCCTGCAGTCCCTGGCTGAATCCACATCGGTCCCGCTCTCCGGACCTCAGCTCAATGTGTATCTCGATGAAATGGCCAATGACAAGGGAACGGCATACTCTGCTCCCGGACTGTTCCCGATTCCAGAAGGGGCGTCCGATGATGATGTTCTGCACGCTATCGATGCTGTTCTTGACGCACACCCTGTCCTGTCGATGTGCATATCCGAGATCGGAGGCGAGCCGTGGTTGGTTCCAGGCAGCAGGCCAATCGTCGAAACGTCGTCGGATGCCGAGTTTATGCGTCCTTTCAATTTCTCGGAATCCCTGTGCAGGTTCCGCATAGTGCCTGGATACATCCAGTGGAACGTCCACCATGTGATAATGGATGCAGAATCGAGAAGGATTCTCATCCGCGATCTCGGAACGGCATTCTCAGGAATCCAGATCCCAGCCGAATATGGATTCATGATGTCCGCCACAGACCTGCCTGATGCTGATTATGAGGAGGATGCCCTCTCATACTATGACGGCGTCATAGAAGACATCGAACTGCCTGTGGAGGACGGCGACGGCGTGAAAGGTTCATTCGAAAGGCCGCTCTCGGTCTCTGCAAGGAATATCCCCTCGGGCATGACCGCCGGAGGATTCTTCACTGCCGTGTTCGGCTACACCCTGTCCAGATTCACGGGTTCCACGCAGGCGGTGTTCCCGATGACCGAGAAGGGAAGGAACTCCAAAGGCACCGATGATGCGGTGGGCATGTTCGTCAACACGTTCCCTGTATCCATCGATTGCAGCGATCGTCCGGTATCGGAGTTCCTGAACTCGTCGATGGACTCGATCCTCTCCTCGATGTCACATTCGGAAGTCCCGTTCATGGATGTCGCAGGGCGCTACGGAATGACCATGAAGGTGTCCTTCGAGTTCCTCGCGGACATCAACACCAGCATACGTTCGATAATATCTGCCGCAAACGGCGATCCTTCCGGCCAGGGACTCTATTCGGTCGATCAGGTATCGGATCTGGCCGTCTATGTCACCGAATCCGGTGACGGGTTCACGGCATCACTGGAGCATTCGGGAAGATATTCCCGCGGTACCTGCGAGCGTTTCCTGAATGCGTTCGATGAGGTAGCAAAGGGTCTGGTCGCCTGCGAGAGGCTGTCGGATATCCAATACACATCCGCAGAGGACATAGGCATCCTTGACTCCATCAACGACACGGCCGTTCCGCTGAGATTCGGCAACATCCTGGAAGCATTCGGACATTCGGTTTCGGAATATCCGGAAAGGACCCTCCTCACCTACATGGACCGCAGCTACACCTATGCGGAGGTGGACAGCATCTCGGATTCCATAGCGGCCGCCCTGACGGCATCCGGTGTTGACAGAGGGGATAATGTAGCAATAATGGTGCCTAGATCGGAATGGTACCTCATCTGCGCAATGGGTGTGATGAAGACGGGGGCGGCATACGTCCCCATCGACACATCGTATCCCGACGAACGTGTATCGTTCATGCTGAACGACTCGTCCT of the methanogenic archaeon mixed culture ISO4-G1 genome contains:
- a CDS encoding non-ribosomal peptide synthetase, with product MLTAQEILRMTYRRMREEPTQICAYETDGDISYSNSEFLTMVGKCTNYLKRNGIVRKDVIVINIGRSALHFALRYACMNIGAIYFSLDPLVPEQRAEMMIASSGAKLVIKKDFSLPNDLESDFELEEISDNEPAFIVYTSGSTGTPKGVLQSRECISNLVESQLGTIPFKRTDKVGTISSVSFIVSNVDMYSTLNGGASLYIIDDSLRGDMPRMRAFLEKVHLDYMILIPRYFDALGRPSSIRNVVFGGDKAGIQSRVNGVRLYNSYGMSEGIICNGEITNYELDPPLGEPPAGNSITVEDEDGNPAEVGEIVCRGRGLMLGYLDDMSDGYPDTPIRVLHTGDIGKRMEDGIHILGRIGEQVKINGHRVEPAETRYAMSTTKGVDDAVVAVFHRPDGSPYLCGFYIGKIKPEQLRSELMGKVDSYFVPRHLVKMDSFPRNPNGKVNMRALPEPDVSALLTEYVAPSNDTERMLCEAFSEVFGIEGIGVDDDFIRLGGDSLRAIKLSSICRDHGLSVNIADILSKRTPGALAASSGGLEETLLYTLDTGCPLTGGALDVYLDIVSGRSDAPYIVSLEHPIPRGVNDDDARAVIGKLLKAYPILTASISDESGEPRFVFGSVPEITVSKERMHDIRRPFILSDNLARFNIVSGECIQAAFHHTISDGFSIMVLNEALDNLFSGLSVETDIGFLRDASSYADFDIKGSLEFFRGLLDDIDDIPEPVPDPNGAGGHVTKDLTSGVKQVAERARLLGTTPANLLTAAFGYTLSRFTGSSKAIFSIIVNGRDVTSSLSSVGMFARTLPLVVDCHDRSVAEFIRETNDTILSVISNQRCPFHAIASKFGMSFNVVFNHLSGLETVRLEDREIVADLSFDLFASGGAYKLSCTHSKKYTDDTIWRMAETFDRIVAGLIGCGKLSDIRYTSEEELGILDSINDTAVPLKFNDITEAFRQSVSEHADRTLLTYLDNSYTYSEVDRISDSIASALAGQGVSGGDRVAIIVPRSEWYLLSALGVLKTGAAYVPIDTSYPDERVSFMLSDSSTKAVICTAETRERCKSLTNAPIVGCDEVOTSRFEHKSIISPTDTAVVLYTSGTTGAPKGSLITHLAVENYSEFYSRATCISPEHKVALYHSFSFDVHLESMFSPILSGASVEIIPEDVRLDIDILYDYVTNRHIDNLHLPAAIGRMFIEKHPECGLRYLVVGGEKFRDVSVLPAYPVMEKYGPTEATVSVTYQVLDARTYTESVGVPIQNTAVYLLDAEHRMAPVGAVAELYLSGYQLSSGYLNNPKKEAEVFFDNLFCNKKGYERMYATGDFFRLLPDGTLGFIGRRDGQVKIRGNRVELAEVETCIRSMEGIDNVTVQPIVQDDGSKELCAYIVTSLSSEIISERIRTFVSDRKPDYMVPSFVIVLDSIPLNINGKVDRRRLPKPDESLLLREYVAPSNNIEKALCDSFSAALGIDHIGVYDDFIRLGGDSLKAIIAVSACRSSGFEIKVSDIMGRRTPKSIASSVSHDHTKCIYSLETGCPLTGGSLDIYLDVESGKSDSVYIIDTTYPIPEGLSDNQVLEAISALIDVHPVLRARIVIQDGAPWFVLNARPQITVSDSPVEDIRRPFELSESLSRFHIVSGKYVQAAFHHTVSDGLTSSIVGKSLESIFNGTVPDRDIGFLKDASLYASSEQTGEFFSRMLSDTDFDLMQDPDGETGFGRIVLSQPRETIAESARSLGTTPANLLCAAFGYTLSRFAGTSEAVFTHIVNGRDLTGSENSAGMLVRTLPLALDCRDRTVREFVSEASERIIGTISNQLCPFHRIVNHLDIRFGIVFNHLTGVEQHGDDVSSGMKERDVIGDLTFNLIQSDESYILTYIHSSRYSERTVRSMACAFDHILSGLLSCTRLSEIGYTSTEDLITLDSLNDTARSLRFKDILEAFRHSVSEHPERKLLSYLDHSYTYSEVDRVTDSIAAALKASEVNKRDHVAILVPRSEWYLLCAIGVLKTGAAYVPIDTSYSDERISFMIDDSSAKAILCTAETMDRVSRLSSAAVICCSECADAVFDPVAVSPENAAIVLYTSGTTGRPKGSVISRMALINLSEWYVSCTDMTSDDVYSMYTAYTFDMHALALYPVLVCGASLDIVPEDIRLDMQALNDHFVKTHATHTFMTTHLGRMFAESDLDSDLKVLFVAGEKLGEFGIRTSYKVMDGYGPTESLALVTQIPVCDRTDPSSIGRLQSNIKGYILDAEHRRVPAGAVGQLFLSGYQLSSGYLNAPERNAEAFFVNPFCKEKGYERMYATGDFFRLLPDGTLGIVGRRDGQVKIRGNRVELTEVEACIRSMEGIDDVTVQPIGRDDGSKELCAYITIAPSAPSVSTEQVKAFVSEHKPDYMVPSFVIVLDSIPLNVNGKVDKRALPKPDMSELRAEYVAPEYDAERVLCDAFSAALGIDRIGVDDDFIRLGGDSLKSVKIVSLCRSSGIEVLVSDILSKRTPRAIASSTPSAHTECIYSLETGCPLTGGSLDIYLDIESGRSDSVYIIDAEYPIPEDTTDSQVLKAISTLLDVHPVLRSRISVEKGEPWFSVDSEPQITVSDSPVDDIRRPFELSESLSRFHVVSGKYVQAAFHHTVSDGLTSSIVGKSLESIFNGIVPDRDIGFLKDASLYASSEQTGEFFSRMLSDTDFILTDDPDGHFGTGRITLSEPLDRIVSSAKSLGTTPANLLCAAFGYTLSRFAGTSEAVFTHIVNGRDLTGSENSAGMLVRTLPLALDCRDRTVREFVSEASERIIGTISNQLCPFHKVVRDLDIGFGVVFNHLTGVEQHGDAVRSGMKESDIIGDLTFNLIQSDGTYILSYVHSSRYSGSTVQRMAHAFDHILSGLMSCSHLSEIAYTSAEDLDVLDSINRTTVPLRFSTVLDAFRHSVSEFPDRVLLSYMGRKYTYVEVDRITDSVASSLAGQGLGKGDRAAIVVPRSEWYLLCALGAMKAGASYVPIDTSYPDERISFMIDDSSAKAVLCTSETRGRCESISGRPTIVCDGLRPSEFKPISVQPADGALLLYTSGTTGRPKGAVISHRAVENISEWTAYRFSQSQEDVLGMHSSFGFDAHLNALFAPFLTGSAVNIVPEESRLDIDSLCSHIESAGITSMFLSTQLGKMLIEKHPEVKLRNLILGGEALGKFNVPTNVSVIDGYGPTENTACTSSIPVSERKYDSSVGTPNMNSKVYILDSDHRRVPVGAVGELYVSGYQLSSGYLNNQKKNSEAFLDNPFCDEEGHERMYATGDFFRLLPDGTLGIVGRRDGQVKIRGNRVELTEVEACIGSMDCIDNVTVQPIVQNDGSKELCAYVVPDPSAGRYVSEESVRSYVAKRKPDYMVPSFVTVLERIPLNINGKVDKHALPKPDKSRLRKEYTAPRNDAERTLCDAFSSALGIDDIGIDDDFIRLGGDSLKAIKAVSECRSOGIEIKAKDVVSLRTVRALSSTVSSAADMGSSVGEIGELPIHSMFLRSGTAAQRDAFIQHMDLLCPKSLDEGVLQQAIDTITDRHDILRAVYDGKPRIRGQGARVCDVISVNASSEDDILSSTASELGKLSLSEGRLMACLLISFEGRRYIRLMINHMAVDGVSWNIILSDLSECISAAMEERGPSLPPRTMPIRDWIAKGYQPTESERRYWNRVKIDASVPELESEPFSFSMPLAAENRYGIEKQDILLTALAESFKEIAGTDLVLRMEGHGRDHEVERTVGWFTCMYPLMLPTVGDPIRDVFSVRKARRSVPRGGRGYGYLSGDLPAITFNYLSSAFSYSDGLLEAVRLPIDYQEPPNMGELLSLNIAESDSGIIISGRCPKQLPLFEMMQNKLKSILQSLAESTSVPLSGPQLNVYLDEMANDKGTAYSAPGLFPIPEGASDDDVLHAIDAVLDAHPVLSMCISEIGGEPWLVPGSRPIVETSSDAEFMRPFNFSESLCRFRIVPGYIQWNVHHVIMDAESRRILIRDLGTAFSGIQIPAEYGFMMSATDLPDADYEEDALSYYDGVIEDIELPVEDGDGVKGSFERPLSVSARNIPSGMTAGGFFTAVFGYTLSRFTGSTQAVFPMTEKGRNSKGTDDAVGMFVNTFPVSIDCSDRPVSEFLNSSMDSILSSMSHSEVPFMDVAGRYGMTMKVSFEFLADINTSIRSIISAANGDPSGQGLYSVDQVSDLAVYVTESGDGFTASLEHSGRYSRGTCERFLNAFDEVAKGLVACERLSDIQYTSAEDIGILDSINDTAVPLRFGNILEAFGHSVSEYPERTLLTYMDRSYTYAEVDSISDSIAAALTASGVDRGDNVAIMVPRSEWYLICAMGVMKTGAAYVPIDTSYPDERVSFMLNDSSSKAVVVTKETKERCGSLTGLPTVICEETEPSRYTPVSVSPTDTAVILYTSGTTGKPKGSRIPHLSLENFSEWTSTYTDFRSGDVFALFASIAFDMHTMSLYPPIFAGGSVDIVPEDIRLDIQRLNEHFVSRGVTHTFITTNLGKIFASSIKSSTLRCLAFGGEKLGEFTAPDFIGALETYGPSENLAVSAAIPVNERTISSSVGHLIQNVSGYILDADHRRVPVGAIGELYLSGYQLSSGYLNNPERNAEAFFDNPFSDEKGYERMYATGDFFRLLPDGTLGVIGRRDGQVKIRGNRVELTEVEACIKAMPGITGVTVQPIASASGTKELCAYVVAPSSISVSDIQKFVSDRKPVYMVPSFVVTLDRIPLTVNGKVDKRALPVPNLSALSSDYSEPRDKDDRILCEAFAEALGLEIVGIDDDFQRLGGDSLKATWIASIFNEKSGKHIFARDIMRKRTVRKILSERKATEKVRSFVYDIDKGHPPSFSQMDVIKYMLVSELSLNIATMVTLPPFISSEMVYKAVTALIQTTPDLRMHIDAKSEEDVTVRYDAHIEIQTAHCDPEEFAKTFVRPFTPFGPCLSRFAVVEWEGQCTLFIDICHLAFDGRSIAPLAMRMQSLLTGTVPPIDDGVVRQAGYDNAYMLTETFKKRSEEFLQTLEGSDDTYDDGDVSEDDSGVVQTKLSISAADMKDITQKLNCGPADVFYMAEAYALNRVYGKDKMFYIIEDGRGEVDVEDSVGVFMRLHPIWITKDSDDLMEYVESAVKQVDRTLQYLDIPLLPIFIARPTIYPDVVIQFENYRIGEGASEDSMGGGLVARQLPALSRSPFRMHSVVTPHGDGFAIGTTYAEYQSGKVVNRIVKEFNGFLSKLVDILAGKK